From the genome of Uranotaenia lowii strain MFRU-FL chromosome 1, ASM2978415v1, whole genome shotgun sequence, one region includes:
- the LOC129738937 gene encoding uncharacterized protein LOC129738937, translating into MSHLSNLVILIVIRTIICQYVQIHDITNNAGALILQRGEGRIIAGYDRLLHIIELPQFEMSISILENVSQQLKNSSSELSEILQTKLREIRFTFNTININSFRSKRAIETLGSVIKFVSGNLDAEDLRIINSDLDSLRKSQAGLIKQNNRQIKINSKFENRINLVNNDIKIQQNLLRNFLQTSDNVITENQRIALIFKTDILLDSLKSIEYAIMLAKLNIISRQILSTKEIKTIVNELNNQGVEIHHLDNIDDILTTTVIYKGSTLIISVNIPRLLPTKYQEFVIEPLPISNRTFKINHRTVFANSEQTLATISPCRGNDKVQICERTQIIDISNNQCESSIVRAQHGACDMTEKAATTEVRQITPGTLLVIANNRNVTLNSTCGIYDKVLTGIHTILFHNCSVRIKNELYENYEIEFRQKTILPIQAEKISPVYVEPHTNYSEIKELHLKNRRHLESLESKQTVQNASLSFFAIVMILLVGFGLKKFKEKLAKFQIATDAEMPQPRRLGLTEGAVTEGTGPSRIVL; encoded by the coding sequence ATGTCTCACTTGAGTAACCTCGTAATTCTGATCGTAATAAGAACAATCATTTGTCAATATGTTCAAATTCACGATATAACGAACAACGCAGGAGCGTTGATTCTTCAAAGAGGAGAAGGGAGGATAATCGCAGGATATGATAGACTCTTACATATTATCGAACTACCACAATTTGAAATGTCCATTTCTATCCTTGAAAATGTGTCTCAACAACTTAAAAACTCATCAAGTGAATTGTcagaaattttacaaacaaaattaagagAAATCAGATTTACATTTAACACTATCAATATAAATTCATTTAGATCAAAACGTGCAATTGAAACCCTTGGAAGTGTAATTAAATTTGTATCAGGAAATTTAGACGCAGAGGATTTAAGAATTATAAACTCAGATTTAGACAGCCTAAGGAAATCGCAAGCAggattaataaaacaaaataacagacaaataaaaatcaactccaaatttgaaaataggatAAACCTTGTGAACAACgacataaaaattcaacaaaaccttttgagaaattttctccAAACTAGCGATAACGTGATAACTGAAAATCAAAGAATAGCCTTGATATTCAAAACCGATATACTTCTAGACTCACTAAAATCTATAGAATACGCGATTATGCTTGCAAAACTTAACATTATAAGTAGGCAAATCCTCTCGActaaagaaatcaaaacaattgtaaacGAACTAAACAATCAAGGCGTGGAGATACACCATCTGGACAACATCGACGATATCCTCACTACAACGGTCATCTATAAAGGATCAACTCTTATCATCTCGGTGAACATTCCCAGACTCCTTCCAACCAAGTATCAGGAATTCGTAATCGAACCCTTACCAATCTCCAACCGgacattcaaaatcaatcatcgTACGGTTTTTGCGAACTCGGAGCAAACGCTAGCCACCATTTCACCATGCCGTGGAAACGACAAAGTCCAAATTTGTGAGAGAACCCAAATTATTGACATCAGCAATAACCAATGCGAAAGTTCAATAGTCCGAGCTCAACATGGAGCATGCGATATGACAGAAAAAGCTGCGACAACGGAAGTCAGGCAAATTACACCAGGCACACTATTGGTGATAGCCAACAACCGCAATGTCACCTTGAACAGCACCTGTGGAATCTACGATAAAGTTCTCACGGGAATTCATACAATTCTATTTCACAATTGCTcagtaagaataaaaaacgAGCTATATGAGAACTATGAAATCGAGTTTCGGCAGAAGACGATTCTGCCTATACAAGCAGAAAAAATATCGCCCGTGTACGTTGAACCGCACACCAATTATTCGGAAATTAAAGAACTGCACCTGAAAAACAGAAGACACTTGGAAAGTCTCGAATCCAAGCAAACTGTTCAAAATGCATCACTAAGCTTTTTCGCCATAGTGATGATTTTACTGGTGGGTTTCGGCTTaaagaaattcaaagaaaagCTAGCAAAATTCCAGATCGCAACGGACGCAGAAATGCCCCAACCGAGACGTTTGGGACTTACGGAGGGAGCAGTTACCGAAGGAACCGGCCCATCGAGGATCGTGCTCTAG